TTCTCTTCCTCCGGTTCATGCCATCCTTCCGTAATGCCGCTTTTAGCTTAGGGAAATCGATCTTCTCAATTTTCATTTATACTTTTTCCAATTTCGTATTTATCTATATTAAACTAGATTAACTGATGCAAATCCTATGATAAACTTATGTATTTAGAAAATATTTTGCAAAATCTCAACTATTCCTTGAAAATTAGACAGGGCATCTTATTCTTTCCTTCAAACCGGCATAATTGTCCAGTATGGCTTCGGGGTACATTCATCTCCCGCCCAAGCTGTTCAGTCTTAAGACGGAGTACAAATCATTCTAAAGGATAATTGTGAACGGGTTTCATTGTGATACGATTAGTGAAGCGAAATCCATAATGACGGAGGGAACAGAATGAGTAAGAGAGCACCGCTTGGTGTCTTGCTTGTATTAGCCGGCCTTTTCCTATTTACAAGCCGAACGACTGTAATGGAACCGGGGAAATTAATCGGTTATTTCTGGCCGAGCATGTTCGTTATTCCGCTTGGTCTTCTGTTTCACTGGATGTACTTTTATGCGACGGAACGACGCGGCGTCGGTTTGTTAATTCCCGGAGGTATTTTGCTTCTGGGAGGTGTAGTTTGCCAGATATCGATGCTGTTCGATATGTGGTCGCATTTATGGCCCGGATTCCTACTGGCCGTAGCGTTTGGGCTATTCGAATTTTACTGGTTCGGCCGCAGAAACAGATGGCTTCTCGTACCGATCTTTATACTCGGAACAATCTCTCTCGCCTTTTTTACGATATTCACCCTGAGCACAATATTCAGCTTTCAATTCATGGGGCAAACCACCGTTGCCATCGCTCTTGTTGTGTTAGGTTTAATTGTCATGTTTAAAGGAAAAAAACAGAATGAATAACCGCACGAACCGTTAACGCCGATTATCGGGCGTTCGGTTCTATGCCACACACGATCCGTTAACGCCGACGGTTATCGGCGTTCGGTTCTGTGCCGCACCAAGAAAAAGCCGCTTCGGTCTTCCTAGCCGAGCGGCTTCTTCGTTTTTCGACCGACAGGTTATATTTGTGTCAGAATAATCGGCTCTCCGTTCGTTATCGCGACCGTATGCTCGTATTGGGCGGACCACGCGCCGTCGAGCGTGCGGGCAGTCCAGCCGTCGTCATCCAATATAATGTCAGGCCTGCCCAATGTGAAAATCGGCTCTACCGTGATCACCATTCCTTCCCGCAAACGCCTGCCGCTTCCGGCTTTCCCCCGGTGCAGCACCTGCGGCGCTTCGTGCATGCGGCGGCCGATGCCATGTCCGACGAAGGCCTCGACGACAGCGAAATCCCCCTCATCCGCGACAGTCTCCACCGCATGGCCGATATCGCCGAGCCGTTTATCGGCTCTTGCCTGCGCGATCCCCTGGAAGAGCGCGAACTGCGTAGCCTTCAAGAGCCTCGCCACGTCCGGGGATATCGTGCCGACCGCATAGGTCCATGCCGAGTCGGCCATCCAGCCATCCTTTTCGGCAACCATATCGATCGTTACAACGTCTCCGTTTCTCAGCGGGGTATCCGACGGGAACCCGTGACATACGACATCGTTGGCCGATGCGCAGGTTGCATATGGATAGCCTTTATACCCCTTCTGTGCCGGCTTCGCTCCATGATTCATCATGTACCAGTCGACGAAGCGGTCAATCTCCGCTGTTGTCACCCCAGGTCTGATACGTTTAGCGATCTCTTGATGACACGCAGCTACAATGCGCCCGGCCTTACGAATGAGACGGATTTGCTCCTGAGTTTTAAACTCCATCATAGGCTGAACCCTCCTTTAGAAAACAAAAAAGCCTTGTCCCTATTCGTACGGGCAAGGCAGATATTACATATTCAGCTAACCGAGGAACGAAGTCTTCCCATCTCATTCTCAACCAACATCGTCAGCTCGTCCTCGTATCCGCCCATAATCCGGTACTTGCGGATATATTGTTTGACAAACTTGCGCGGGTCCTTAGGCTGAAAAATTCTCGTTAACTCCTTGAGGCTTTCCTTGACTTCATTGTGGCTGCGTTTAGCCATGAAATCCCCTCCCTATCATCGGTTGTGGTCCTTACAATTCATGTACGAGAACGCGCACGGCTTTAAGCTTACCCGCGGCTGGTACTTTATCTGTATCGAACGATCCGGCTGATGCAAGGCGAACTCATGGGTGATATCTGAATTGTTTCATTTGTCAGTCAATTATAACATTTCTGAACTCGATATAAAAGCGAACACCGGCTTCAATTCCATTAAAATCATTTAATGTCGTCTTCAGTCGAATCTATCGCCGCGGTCTGATCGGATGACGGCAGGACATTAATGGGGGGATCATCGATGTGCTCCTGCGGGCGCACGGGCGACCAACCGCTTTTTTTGTACAAGCGTAAGTAGGCAGCGACGCCGACGACGGCAACGATAATGCCAAATACGATCACGCTGACCGTTATCCATGGACTGACCAATTTGCGTCCTCCCTTTACCCGGAAAAAGATTTCCATATATAGGTTAAGTATAGGGCAATTAGAGAACGCTTTCAATCTCAGGTACCCTCCGCAACAAAATTGTAACATTTACGATAAACGACGATACGACCCGCTCCCCCATACAAGCAGTTCCCCGTCATCCCCATATAAACGTCCTTCAAGCGTGAACGTGCGCTGCGAACGGTGGATGAGCTCCGCTTCGCAGGTAAGGACGCCGAGGCCCGCACTCTTCAAATAATGAACATTCATTTGAGCGGTCACCGTTTTCTCGGCGGGAAATGCCTGCATGACGACAAGCGCCATCGCATTGTCGAGCATCGTGGCAAGAACGCCTCCATGAACGAGCTGAAACAGGTTCAAATGATGCGGCTGCACCTCAAGGCAAATCGTGGATTTATTTTCCTCGGCTTTAACAACCTCACATCCGATATAGCCCCAGAACGTCGACTTTGCCGCCTCCGCCAGCCTCGTTATGGAGCCCGATTGGTCAGCCTGCTTTATAAACCATTGCTCGGTCATGGCTTATCCTCCTTTGGATGATCGGATTCTGCCGCAGACAATTCCTCCTCCTGCAGTTTGCGGCGAAGCACCTTGCCGATCATGGACATCGGCAAATCGTCGCGAAAATCGTATTGATGCGGTACCTTGTAGGCAGCCAAACGATCCCGGCACCACCTGTCAAGCTGCATGTGCGAAACGCTCCAGCCATTTTTAAGCACAATAAATGCCTTCACCGTTTCACCCCGATAAGGATCCTTCACGCCGATAACCGCAGCGTCGCGTACGGCTGGATGCTCATAAAGCACCTCCTCCACCTCGCGCGGATAAATATTGAACCCTCCTGCAATAATGACGTCCTTCATCCGGTCGACAATCGCGAAGAAACCGTCTTTGTCCATCACCG
This is a stretch of genomic DNA from Paenibacillus sp. sptzw28. It encodes these proteins:
- a CDS encoding PaaI family thioesterase — its product is MTEQWFIKQADQSGSITRLAEAAKSTFWGYIGCEVVKAEENKSTICLEVQPHHLNLFQLVHGGVLATMLDNAMALVVMQAFPAEKTVTAQMNVHYLKSAGLGVLTCEAELIHRSQRTFTLEGRLYGDDGELLVWGSGSYRRLS
- the map gene encoding type I methionyl aminopeptidase; translated protein: MMEFKTQEQIRLIRKAGRIVAACHQEIAKRIRPGVTTAEIDRFVDWYMMNHGAKPAQKGYKGYPYATCASANDVVCHGFPSDTPLRNGDVVTIDMVAEKDGWMADSAWTYAVGTISPDVARLLKATQFALFQGIAQARADKRLGDIGHAVETVADEGDFAVVEAFVGHGIGRRMHEAPQVLHRGKAGSGRRLREGMVITVEPIFTLGRPDIILDDDGWTARTLDGAWSAQYEHTVAITNGEPIILTQI